The following DNA comes from Gemmatimonadota bacterium.
AAGATCGTGACCACCACCGGAATCACCATGCCGGACTGCGCCTGGGTGCGGGCGTTGAACTGCTTGCAGAACTCCATGATGTTGACCCCGTGAGGGCCGAGCGCAGTACCAACCGGCGGCGCGGGATTAGCCGCTCCGGCCGGGCACTGCAGCTTCACCATGGCTACGATCTTCTTGGCCATGTCGCTCCTTTCACGACGCCCACTGGCAAGGCGGGTCGCCGAATGACGGAACGGTCAGAGACCGATCCTGCCGCCAACACATCCCCGGGCGGTCGCAGGGCGGAGAGGAGATCTCTCCGGGACTACATCCATCATCCATCCTCCACCATCCACACAGGATCATGGATGATGGATCATGGATTTTCTAGCTAGTGGCCCCGCAGCTGGAGGTAATCCAGTTCCACGGTGGTCGGGCGTCCGAACAGCGACACCGAGACCTTCACCTTGCCCTTGTCGGCCAGGACATCCTCGACGACGCCGTTGAAATCGGAGAACGGCCCCTCGGTGATCTCGACCGCCTGCCCGACGAGGAATGGAATCTCCTCTTTCGGCGCAGCATCAGCTTCCGCCTCGGACTTGCCGAGGAGTCGGGCGACTTCGTCATCACGCAGCGGTAACGGGGCCTTGCTGGTCCCGACGAACTTGATCACGCCCTGGATCGAGTTGACCACATGCTGCGCTTCCTGACTCATCCCCATCTGCACGATCACGTAGCCGGGGAACAGCTTCCGCTCGACCGTGACCTTCTTGCCGTTCTTGATCTCGACGACATCCTGCGTCGGGACCAGCGCCTGGGCGACCAGCTTCTGCCCTTCCGGGCGCGGGTCGTCCTGGATCCGTCGTTCGAGCAGCGAGCGCACCTTGTTCTCGTGCCCCGCCGTCGTCTGGATCGCGTACCAGCGATACTCCCCGCCCACTACCGGACTCGTCATCGCGC
Coding sequences within:
- the nusG gene encoding transcription termination/antitermination protein NusG translates to MTSPVVGGEYRWYAIQTTAGHENKVRSLLERRIQDDPRPEGQKLVAQALVPTQDVVEIKNGKKVTVERKLFPGYVIVQMGMSQEAQHVVNSIQGVIKFVGTSKAPLPLRDDEVARLLGKSEAEADAAPKEEIPFLVGQAVEITEGPFSDFNGVVEDVLADKGKVKVSVSLFGRPTTVELDYLQLRGH